In Aestuariibaculum lutulentum, one DNA window encodes the following:
- a CDS encoding Dph6-related ATP pyrophosphatase: MNKHKTYFNWSSGKDSALALYHLLQDEQYTVDELITTINTHYNRVSMHGLRKELLEAQTQSIGIKSSFIELPEMPDMVTYEMKMLETVVRLKTEGFTHTAFGDIFLEDLKAYREAQLAKQNISAVFPIWKRDTKELMHEFLDLGFKTIIVCANSKFFNEDFVGTVIDKNFIDNLPEGVDPCGENGEFHTFCFDGPIFKNPIEFKIGEKVYREYDNPNTDNSVCESDKYGVWYCDLIPN; encoded by the coding sequence TTGAATAAACACAAAACCTACTTTAACTGGAGTTCGGGTAAAGATTCTGCCCTGGCACTTTACCATTTATTACAAGACGAACAATATACGGTCGATGAATTAATCACAACCATTAATACGCATTACAACAGAGTGTCGATGCATGGTCTACGAAAAGAACTTTTAGAAGCTCAAACCCAATCTATAGGCATTAAATCGAGTTTTATTGAACTTCCCGAAATGCCCGATATGGTAACTTATGAGATGAAAATGCTCGAAACCGTTGTCCGCCTAAAAACTGAAGGCTTTACGCATACAGCCTTTGGAGATATATTTCTGGAAGATTTAAAAGCCTATCGTGAAGCGCAACTGGCAAAACAAAATATATCGGCGGTTTTTCCCATCTGGAAACGTGACACCAAAGAATTAATGCATGAATTTTTAGATTTAGGTTTCAAAACAATAATTGTTTGTGCCAATTCTAAATTCTTTAATGAAGATTTCGTTGGCACCGTTATCGATAAAAATTTTATTGACAACCTTCCTGAAGGTGTTGACCCTTGCGGTGAAAACGGCGAATTCCACACCTTTTGTTTCGACGGACCTATTTTTAAAAACCCTATTGAATTTAAAATTGGAGAAAAAGTATACCGAGAATACGATAACCCGAACACCGATAATTCAGTTTGCGAAAGCGACAAATACGGCGTTTGGTACTGCGATTTAATTCCGAATTAA
- a CDS encoding FecCD family ABC transporter permease gives MTSLKTYKISFLVLTVLLVMCFFTNISLGSVYIPLKDVFNSLTGSNTSQESWNYIIINYRLPKAVTAILVGSGLGISGLLMQTLFRNPLAGPFVLGISSGASLGVATIILGSGLFGSVFAAFLMSKWSVVIAASLGSFLVLFAVLITSLKVRDTMAILIIGLMFASITASVVSVLSYFGSAEQLQQYIFWGFGSLGNLSWHELLIFSIIYSFGLIISIGSIKSLNTLLLGENYAKSLGLNIKRSRLAIIIATSLLAGTITAFAGPIAFIGLAIPHLTRQIFNTSNHKILLPAVFLFGSIIMLVCDSISQVPNSDLTLPINAITALIGAPVIIWLLVRKRKMIF, from the coding sequence TTGACATCCTTAAAAACATATAAGATTTCATTTTTGGTACTTACCGTTTTGTTGGTAATGTGCTTTTTTACCAATATAAGTTTAGGTTCGGTTTACATTCCGTTAAAAGATGTTTTTAATAGTCTAACAGGTAGTAATACCTCGCAGGAATCATGGAATTACATTATTATTAACTACCGCTTACCTAAAGCTGTGACTGCTATTTTAGTTGGTTCAGGGTTAGGCATTTCCGGATTACTCATGCAAACCTTATTCAGAAATCCCTTAGCAGGCCCGTTTGTTTTAGGAATCAGCTCGGGAGCCAGTTTGGGGGTTGCAACCATTATTTTAGGATCGGGTTTATTTGGAAGTGTATTCGCTGCCTTTTTAATGTCGAAATGGAGTGTTGTTATTGCTGCCAGTTTAGGAAGTTTTCTTGTTCTTTTTGCAGTCTTAATCACCTCTTTAAAAGTTCGGGATACCATGGCCATTTTAATTATCGGACTTATGTTTGCCAGCATTACAGCTTCAGTAGTGAGTGTCCTCTCATATTTTGGTTCTGCCGAACAGTTACAGCAATATATTTTCTGGGGATTTGGAAGTTTAGGTAATTTATCGTGGCATGAGCTCTTAATATTTTCAATAATTTACAGCTTCGGATTGATAATTAGTATCGGCTCTATAAAATCGTTAAACACTTTGTTATTAGGTGAAAATTACGCCAAAAGTTTAGGTTTAAATATTAAAAGAAGTCGATTAGCCATCATCATTGCTACAAGTTTACTTGCCGGAACTATCACTGCTTTTGCCGGCCCTATAGCGTTTATAGGTTTAGCTATTCCGCATTTAACACGACAGATTTTCAACACCTCAAATCATAAAATTTTATTACCTGCCGTGTTTTTGTTTGGTTCGATAATTATGCTTGTTTGCGATAGTATTTCTCAGGTTCCAAATAGTGACTTAACCCTTCCAATCAATGCCATTACGGCTTTAATTGGTGCTCCGGTAATTATCTGGTTATTGGTAAGAAAACGTAAAATGATATTTTAA
- a CDS encoding S41 family peptidase: MIRNIKTLTLLCLVSFLNFSCFEDNDDNQIAASAISDFVWRGMNVFYLYKDNIPDLANDRFSSNAEYAAYLNSFSSPESLFENLIYERETVDKYSWIVDDYIALEQLFSGVSTSNGMEFILFLQPNSSTNLVGIVRLVLNDSDAETKGVKRGDMFNAINGIPLTTANYSSLLSASNYTINLATYNDNGTSENTDDTIDSNGESISLSKLEYTENPIYYTNIYEVNGQNVGYLMYNGFTANYDTQLNNVFANFKANNIQHLILDLRYNPGGSVNSAILLSSMITGQFNGEIFSTEEWNSDFQTALENEDPELLINRFKNNDDGTALNSLNLDKVYIIATDASASASELVINSLDPYINVIHIGDYTTGKYQASTTLYDSENFTREGANPNHTYAMQPLIFKSLNVVGNTDYDNGLTPDIPMEESFLNLGMIGDVNETLLATALADISGATSKISQLKSSPKPAFKLFKDSNSFERFGNEMYVEKPLPDNILNNTIFE, from the coding sequence ATGATCCGAAATATAAAAACCCTGACGCTTTTGTGTTTGGTTTCCTTTTTAAATTTTAGCTGTTTTGAAGACAACGACGACAATCAAATTGCTGCAAGTGCAATAAGTGATTTTGTTTGGCGTGGAATGAATGTTTTTTATTTATACAAAGACAACATACCTGATTTAGCAAACGACCGTTTTTCATCAAATGCTGAATACGCTGCTTATTTAAATAGTTTTTCAAGTCCCGAAAGTTTATTTGAAAACTTAATTTACGAACGTGAAACTGTCGACAAATACAGTTGGATTGTAGACGATTATATTGCATTAGAGCAACTTTTTAGTGGCGTTTCAACCAGTAATGGTATGGAATTCATATTATTTTTACAGCCAAACAGTTCCACTAACCTAGTTGGTATTGTCCGTTTGGTTTTAAACGATAGCGACGCTGAAACAAAAGGAGTAAAACGTGGTGATATGTTTAATGCCATAAATGGCATTCCGCTTACAACAGCAAATTATTCAAGTTTATTATCTGCTTCTAATTATACCATAAATTTGGCAACCTACAACGACAATGGCACTTCTGAAAACACAGATGACACTATTGATTCAAATGGAGAATCCATCAGTTTAAGTAAATTAGAATACACCGAAAACCCAATTTACTATACCAATATTTATGAAGTAAACGGACAAAATGTTGGTTACCTGATGTACAACGGTTTCACAGCAAATTACGACACTCAGTTAAACAATGTATTTGCCAATTTTAAAGCAAACAATATTCAGCATCTTATTTTAGATTTAAGATATAACCCTGGCGGCTCTGTAAACTCAGCTATTTTGTTAAGCAGTATGATTACAGGACAATTTAATGGCGAAATTTTTAGCACAGAAGAATGGAATAGTGATTTTCAAACTGCTTTAGAAAATGAAGATCCTGAATTACTAATTAACCGATTTAAAAATAATGATGATGGTACAGCCTTAAATAGCCTAAATCTGGATAAGGTATACATTATTGCTACCGATGCTTCTGCTTCAGCCAGCGAACTGGTTATAAACAGTTTAGACCCTTACATTAATGTTATCCATATTGGTGATTATACGACAGGAAAATATCAGGCGTCTACCACACTTTATGACTCAGAAAACTTTACACGCGAAGGGGCTAATCCAAATCATACTTATGCCATGCAACCTTTAATTTTTAAATCGTTAAATGTTGTTGGGAACACCGATTATGATAACGGACTTACTCCTGATATTCCAATGGAAGAAAGCTTTCTGAATTTAGGCATGATAGGTGATGTAAATGAAACCTTATTAGCCACCGCCTTAGCTGATATTTCAGGAGCTACCAGCAAAATTTCACAACTAAAAAGCTCCCCTAAACCTGCTTTTAAACTTTTTAAAGACAGTAATAGCTTTGAACGCTTTGGAAACGAAATGTATGTAGAGAAACCATTACCTGATAATATTTTAAATAATACCATTTTTGAATAA
- a CDS encoding TonB-dependent receptor plug domain-containing protein, protein MNKKTSVFGVLCFGISMVGFAQQHQEVATIEQLDEVVISDSRFELKREHSGKTVIKISRQEIENNQGKNIAELINTKSGIEINGSRSVEGQNLGYYVRGGSTRQVLILVDGIAVNDPSLVSNEFDLRLFDLNTVESIEIIKGAASTLYGNAAATAVINITTKKASSNTVSGNFMSVIGTNQSQDDSDYNPSSFTNNVSVNGTANNFNYLASFGNRFVDGLSAAKSDNPEEDTFNRFNTNLKLGYEFNDAFNISAFASYDKLMTDIDGFPAPSYTLADTDDEYHSEQTRVGISPKFTYVNGSVQVNAAYSKIDRESISDYSTTNEAESFVVDAFNKYVFNETFYTITGLNFTEYKSLFADEESYTNTDPYLNAVYVSPFGLNINAGARLNNHSEYGSHLVYNVNPSYSLPLTEGYVKAFGSYATSFIAPNLSQLFGYYGANPDLEPEENLTIEGGLEFNTEKGIRLNALYFHRDEENTIIYTTGYENATTDAKVQGVEVEAEVKPCNAVVFTANYTFTELIDGTRLRLPKHKANAGLGYNFSVNTYASLNYQFVGSRMDTDFSIYQNVDLDSFSLVDLYFSHKLLENRLKLFAGITNVLNEDYVEVIGYTTKGRNVNVGLNISL, encoded by the coding sequence ATGAACAAAAAAACAAGTGTTTTTGGTGTACTGTGTTTTGGTATATCTATGGTTGGTTTTGCCCAACAACATCAGGAAGTAGCAACAATTGAGCAATTAGATGAAGTTGTGATTTCTGATTCGCGTTTCGAATTAAAGCGTGAGCATTCAGGTAAAACGGTAATTAAAATTTCAAGACAGGAAATAGAAAACAATCAAGGAAAAAACATTGCAGAATTAATCAATACGAAAAGTGGTATTGAAATTAACGGAAGCCGAAGTGTTGAAGGACAAAATTTAGGGTACTATGTGCGCGGAGGTAGTACCAGACAGGTTTTAATTTTGGTAGATGGTATTGCGGTAAACGACCCGTCGTTGGTGTCTAATGAGTTCGATTTACGTCTTTTCGATTTAAACACCGTTGAATCTATAGAGATTATAAAGGGAGCAGCCAGTACCTTGTACGGTAATGCTGCTGCAACAGCTGTGATTAACATCACCACAAAAAAGGCTTCAAGCAATACGGTTTCTGGAAATTTTATGTCGGTAATAGGAACGAATCAATCTCAGGATGATTCAGATTATAACCCGTCGAGTTTTACCAATAATGTGTCGGTGAATGGAACGGCTAACAACTTTAATTATTTGGCAAGTTTTGGAAATCGTTTTGTAGATGGTTTATCGGCGGCAAAATCAGACAATCCAGAGGAAGACACTTTTAACAGGTTTAATACTAACCTTAAATTAGGGTATGAGTTTAATGATGCTTTTAATATTTCGGCATTTGCAAGTTATGATAAATTAATGACAGATATTGATGGTTTTCCTGCGCCTTCTTACACTTTAGCAGATACCGACGATGAATACCACAGCGAACAAACACGAGTAGGGATTTCACCTAAATTTACGTATGTCAACGGAAGTGTACAAGTGAATGCCGCTTACTCTAAAATAGACAGAGAAAGTATTTCAGATTATTCTACCACCAATGAAGCAGAGAGTTTTGTAGTTGATGCTTTCAATAAGTATGTTTTTAACGAGACGTTTTATACAATTACTGGTTTAAATTTTACAGAATATAAAAGTTTATTTGCAGACGAAGAAAGCTATACCAACACCGATCCCTATTTAAATGCTGTTTATGTATCCCCATTCGGATTGAATATTAATGCTGGAGCTCGTTTAAACAACCATAGTGAATATGGTTCGCATTTGGTTTATAATGTAAATCCTTCGTATAGTTTGCCTTTAACTGAAGGATATGTAAAAGCTTTCGGATCGTATGCGACCTCATTTATAGCTCCTAATTTATCGCAGTTATTTGGTTATTATGGTGCAAATCCTGATTTAGAACCAGAGGAGAATTTAACTATTGAAGGAGGGTTAGAGTTCAATACTGAAAAAGGGATTCGATTGAATGCTTTATATTTCCATAGAGATGAAGAGAACACAATTATTTACACTACAGGTTATGAAAATGCAACGACCGATGCTAAAGTACAGGGGGTTGAGGTAGAAGCAGAGGTGAAACCTTGTAATGCTGTTGTGTTTACAGCAAATTATACCTTTACCGAATTAATTGATGGAACACGTTTACGTTTACCTAAACATAAAGCTAATGCTGGTTTGGGGTATAATTTTAGTGTGAATACTTATGCGTCTCTAAATTATCAGTTTGTAGGAAGTAGAATGGATACCGATTTTTCCATTTATCAGAATGTAGACTTAGATTCGTTTTCTTTAGTTGATTTATATTTCAGCCATAAATTATTAGAAAACAGATTGAAACTTTTTGCAGGAATAACTAACGTATTAAATGAAGATTATGTTGAAGTTATAGGTTATACCACAAAGGGTAGAAATGTTAATGTAGGTTTGAATATCAGTTTATAG
- a CDS encoding DUF4252 domain-containing protein — MKTIKFNKQSMKSKLLVFVLALMLLPMAAMAQKDIFEKYNESSDVTYVSIQPKMFQMIAKMGINVDDPEAKAYMDMVKSITSFKTITTDNATISSDITKWVKSRSSALEELMEVKDDGSEVKFYVKEGKDADHVKELLIFVNGMDKVIDSDIEINGKKRRFETVVVSLTGDIDLNEISKLTEKMNISGGEHLEKKK; from the coding sequence ATGAAAACAATAAAATTTAATAAACAGTCTATGAAAAGCAAATTATTAGTATTTGTATTAGCTTTAATGTTATTGCCAATGGCAGCAATGGCACAGAAGGATATTTTTGAGAAATACAATGAGAGTTCCGATGTAACTTACGTATCTATTCAACCTAAAATGTTTCAAATGATAGCCAAAATGGGTATCAACGTAGATGATCCGGAAGCTAAAGCATATATGGATATGGTAAAAAGTATTACCAGTTTTAAAACGATTACTACCGATAATGCTACGATTTCGTCTGATATTACAAAATGGGTAAAGTCGCGCTCCAGCGCTCTTGAAGAATTAATGGAAGTAAAAGATGATGGATCTGAAGTGAAATTCTATGTAAAAGAAGGAAAAGATGCCGATCACGTTAAAGAGCTGTTAATCTTTGTAAACGGTATGGATAAGGTTATTGACAGTGATATAGAAATAAACGGTAAAAAACGACGTTTTGAAACTGTAGTGGTTTCTTTAACTGGAGATATCGACCTTAATGAAATCTCAAAACTGACCGAAAAAATGAATATTTCCGGAGGTGAGCATTTAGAGAAAAAGAAATAA
- a CDS encoding ABC transporter substrate-binding protein: MKKTILIVLFFITLIACKKNTKPVEISNQTVTEIPLNYAKGFSISATNQYKILTISNPWPNADKVYKYALVEDSILPKIALNRNEFDGIVTLPINKIVVTSTTHLPGLELLNAENTLVGFPGTDFISSEKIRALVDSGNIRELGKNEGINTEVLLATQPEVVVGFGIDGKNKSLETIKKSGIPVIFNGDWVESSPLAKAEWIKFFGVLFNKEQQADSIFNRIKTDYLEAIKLAKNTQTRPTILSGAMHKDIWYLPNGTSTEAQLLEDAHINYLWSDSKGIGSLSLNFETVFAKAKDADIWLSPSNYTSLESLKNGNPHHATFKAFETKNIYSFTNTTGATGGVLYFELGMTRPDLVLKDLIKICHPELLKNYDLYFFKRLE; this comes from the coding sequence TTGAAAAAAACGATTTTAATAGTCCTATTTTTTATTACGCTTATAGCCTGTAAAAAGAATACAAAACCAGTAGAAATTTCAAACCAAACCGTTACTGAAATTCCATTAAACTATGCCAAAGGTTTTTCTATAAGCGCAACAAATCAATATAAAATTCTAACCATATCTAACCCATGGCCAAATGCTGATAAAGTTTATAAATATGCTTTGGTTGAAGATAGCATACTTCCTAAAATAGCTTTAAACCGTAATGAATTTGATGGCATCGTCACACTTCCAATAAATAAAATAGTGGTGACCAGTACCACACATTTACCGGGATTAGAACTTTTAAATGCAGAAAATACTTTGGTAGGATTTCCCGGAACCGATTTCATTTCATCCGAAAAAATAAGGGCTCTGGTAGATTCCGGAAACATCAGAGAACTTGGAAAAAATGAAGGTATAAATACCGAAGTTTTATTAGCAACCCAACCCGAGGTTGTTGTTGGTTTTGGTATTGACGGAAAAAACAAATCTTTGGAAACCATAAAAAAATCTGGAATTCCGGTAATCTTTAATGGCGATTGGGTAGAAAGTTCTCCTTTAGCAAAGGCCGAATGGATAAAATTTTTCGGAGTATTATTTAATAAAGAACAACAGGCAGATTCCATCTTTAATCGTATAAAAACCGACTATTTGGAGGCAATAAAACTGGCTAAAAATACACAAACAAGACCTACCATTTTAAGTGGTGCTATGCACAAAGACATTTGGTATTTACCTAATGGAACAAGTACCGAAGCCCAGCTTTTAGAAGATGCACATATTAATTACCTTTGGAGTGATTCTAAAGGTATAGGAAGTTTATCTCTTAATTTCGAAACTGTATTTGCAAAAGCCAAAGATGCCGATATCTGGTTAAGTCCATCAAATTACACCAGTCTGGAAAGTCTTAAAAATGGAAACCCACATCATGCGACCTTTAAAGCTTTTGAAACTAAAAATATTTACTCATTCACAAATACCACTGGAGCCACCGGCGGCGTTTTGTATTTTGAGTTAGGCATGACCAGACCAGATCTTGTTTTAAAAGACCTGATTAAAATTTGTCATCCGGAACTCTTAAAAAATTATGATCTTTACTTTTTTAAACGCTTAGAATAA
- a CDS encoding RNA polymerase sigma factor yields the protein MTQTEFLNIVMPFKDKVFRLAKRLLISTEEAEDATQEVLLKLWNNKKQIEGYKNVEAFSMTMTKNFCFDKLKSKQAQNLKIVHSNYEDGNTSLQKQVEVSDSVNWVSKIIEELPEQQKLIVQLRDIEEYDLDEIAEMLEMNNTAVRVALSRARKTIREKLTNTHNYGIK from the coding sequence ATGACTCAAACAGAGTTTTTAAATATTGTGATGCCATTTAAAGATAAGGTATTTCGTTTAGCTAAACGATTACTGATATCTACAGAGGAAGCTGAAGATGCCACACAAGAGGTTTTGTTGAAGTTATGGAATAATAAGAAACAAATAGAAGGGTATAAGAATGTAGAAGCCTTTTCAATGACGATGACCAAGAATTTTTGCTTCGATAAATTAAAGTCGAAACAGGCACAAAATCTAAAAATTGTTCATAGTAATTACGAAGACGGAAATACATCTTTGCAAAAGCAGGTTGAAGTAAGCGATAGTGTTAACTGGGTGTCTAAAATAATTGAAGAATTACCCGAACAACAAAAACTAATTGTTCAGCTGCGAGATATAGAGGAATACGATTTAGACGAGATTGCCGAAATGCTGGAAATGAATAATACAGCGGTACGGGTAGCCTTGTCCAGAGCAAGAAAAACAATAAGAGAGAAATTGACTAATACACATAATTATGGTATTAAATAG
- a CDS encoding S41 family peptidase: MKIVKLPVNLLFALIFGLSFLFSCTENEETIIQETEETDDTPVSLNNEVNEFVWAGLNEVYLWQQDVPDLADDKFTTYDEYYTFLNGYNTPESLFDDMLYQIDVVDRFSYIVDDYVALENSFQGTSNSNGLDFQLVRLSGSDDVFGYIRYVANNSDAASKDINRGEFFLTVDGVQITVNNYIDLLFGSNNTYTLGMADITNNTIASNGKTVELTKTEFTENPILINKVIESSGIKIGYLMYNGFVANFDNDLNNAIADLKSQNINELVLDLRYNPGGSVRSAINLSSMITGQFNGGIFSTEKWNDKYQAYFESNNPEYLINRFTDKLADDTAINALNLNKVYILTTDGSASASELVINCLRPYIDVVQIGTATTGKYTASVTLYDSPNYGRDNANPNHTYAMQPLVLKSANKNGVSDYYQGLTPDYLITYQTSSGATAEGEDLLNMGTLGDENEVFLAKAISLITGSSSKLMDQKSTPSIDIKRIADAKDFTPLGKGMYKNLEFPVK, from the coding sequence ATGAAGATAGTAAAATTGCCCGTTAACCTACTTTTCGCCCTTATTTTTGGACTTTCATTTTTATTTAGCTGTACAGAAAATGAAGAAACCATCATTCAGGAAACTGAAGAAACCGACGACACACCTGTTTCCTTAAATAATGAAGTAAACGAATTTGTTTGGGCAGGACTAAACGAAGTGTATTTATGGCAGCAGGATGTACCTGATTTAGCTGATGACAAATTCACAACTTACGATGAATATTATACATTTTTAAATGGATATAACACACCTGAAAGTTTATTTGATGATATGCTATATCAAATTGACGTGGTGGACAGATTCAGTTATATTGTTGATGATTATGTTGCTTTAGAAAATTCTTTTCAGGGAACATCCAACTCAAACGGATTAGATTTTCAACTGGTGCGATTATCAGGATCTGATGATGTTTTTGGATATATTCGTTATGTGGCCAACAACTCTGATGCTGCTTCAAAAGACATAAACCGTGGCGAATTCTTTTTAACTGTAGATGGTGTTCAAATTACAGTGAACAATTATATAGACTTACTGTTTGGTTCTAATAACACCTACACTTTAGGTATGGCCGATATTACTAATAATACCATCGCCTCTAATGGTAAAACAGTTGAATTAACCAAAACCGAATTTACCGAAAATCCAATCTTAATCAACAAGGTAATTGAAAGCAGCGGTATTAAAATAGGGTATTTAATGTACAATGGTTTTGTTGCCAATTTTGATAATGATTTAAACAATGCTATAGCCGATTTAAAATCTCAAAATATTAACGAATTAGTTTTAGATCTAAGGTACAACCCGGGAGGTTCTGTTAGATCTGCCATTAATTTATCAAGTATGATTACAGGTCAATTTAACGGCGGTATTTTTTCTACCGAAAAATGGAACGATAAATATCAGGCCTATTTTGAATCGAATAATCCGGAATACCTTATCAATCGTTTTACCGATAAATTAGCCGATGATACCGCGATTAATGCCTTAAACCTGAATAAAGTATATATTTTAACCACCGATGGATCAGCTTCTGCCAGCGAATTGGTAATTAATTGCCTTCGTCCTTATATAGATGTTGTACAAATAGGTACCGCTACAACAGGAAAATATACTGCATCGGTAACCTTGTATGATTCTCCAAATTATGGTCGTGATAATGCGAACCCAAATCACACCTACGCTATGCAACCTTTGGTACTAAAATCGGCAAACAAAAATGGTGTCTCAGATTATTATCAGGGGCTAACACCAGATTACTTAATTACTTATCAAACAAGTTCAGGGGCTACTGCAGAGGGAGAAGATTTATTAAATATGGGAACATTAGGTGATGAAAACGAAGTGTTTTTAGCTAAAGCCATTTCTTTAATAACAGGATCTTCCAGTAAATTAATGGATCAAAAATCTACACCTAGTATAGATATCAAACGCATTGCAGATGCAAAAGACTTTACGCCTCTTGGAAAAGGCATGTATAAGAATTTAGAGTTCCCTGTCAAATAA
- a CDS encoding DUF4252 domain-containing protein: MKRTVHYIIIGCIVALTLVSCGNTPSLQSYFVDHQESASFISQDIPISMLNIDTSNFSEDQKEAYNSVSRLNFLGYKSDSTNVDAYKDEVEKVKAILSDDKYLDLIEFSDRGNKFVMKYIGDDDEADEVVIFGSSKEFGFGIARVLGNDMNPQKMMTLAGLMKGADIDEEQVKSVMNFFK, from the coding sequence ATGAAACGAACAGTTCATTATATCATCATAGGTTGTATTGTCGCATTAACTTTGGTTAGTTGCGGCAATACGCCAAGTTTACAAAGTTACTTTGTAGATCATCAGGAATCGGCAAGTTTTATATCTCAGGATATTCCAATTTCTATGCTGAATATAGATACTTCTAATTTTTCCGAAGACCAAAAGGAAGCCTATAATTCGGTAAGCCGATTAAATTTTTTAGGCTACAAGTCTGATAGTACTAATGTGGATGCTTATAAAGATGAAGTTGAAAAAGTAAAAGCAATTTTAAGCGACGACAAATACCTGGATTTAATAGAGTTTAGCGATCGCGGAAATAAATTTGTAATGAAATATATTGGTGATGACGATGAAGCCGATGAGGTTGTGATTTTTGGAAGTTCTAAAGAATTTGGCTTCGGAATTGCCCGTGTTTTAGGAAACGATATGAATCCTCAAAAAATGATGACACTTGCAGGATTGATGAAGGGAGCCGATATAGATGAAGAGCAAGTGAAAAGTGTGATGAACTTTTTTAAATAA
- the purB gene encoding adenylosuccinate lyase: MSLSPLNAISPIDGRYRSKAEDLAPYFSEEALIKYRVLVEIEYFIALCEIPLPQLQDVDASIFGDLRAIYKDFSSADALAIKDIEKVTNHDVKAVEYFIKEKFDALNLSQYKEFIHFGLTSQDINNTAIPLSIKEAVANVYTPEYTLVLDKLKALASDWSGISMLARTHGQPASPTRLGKEIEVFVVRLEEQFKLLNAVPNAAKFGGATGNYNAHNVAYPNIDWKAFGTKFVEDTLGLNHSFPTTQIEHYDHMAALFDTLKRINNIIIDLDRDIWTYVSMDYFKQKIKAGEVGSSAMPHKVNPIDFENSEGNLGIANAVFEHLAAKLPISRLQRDLTDSTVLRNVGVPFGHTLIGFKSTLKGLGKLLLNEAKFAEDLENNWAVVAEAIQTILRREAYPNPYEALKGLTRTNEKINQNSISNFIDTLEVSDAIKEELKRITPANYTGI; encoded by the coding sequence ATGTCATTATCACCACTTAACGCCATCTCTCCTATTGACGGGAGATACAGAAGTAAAGCAGAAGATTTAGCCCCTTATTTCTCTGAAGAAGCTTTAATAAAATACCGTGTTTTAGTAGAAATAGAATACTTTATCGCACTTTGTGAAATTCCTTTACCACAACTTCAAGATGTAGACGCTTCCATTTTTGGAGATTTAAGAGCCATCTACAAAGATTTTTCAAGTGCTGATGCTTTAGCGATAAAAGACATTGAAAAAGTAACAAATCATGATGTTAAGGCTGTTGAATATTTCATTAAAGAAAAATTCGATGCTTTAAACTTATCTCAATACAAAGAGTTTATCCACTTCGGATTAACTTCTCAAGATATTAATAACACCGCTATTCCATTAAGTATTAAAGAAGCCGTAGCCAACGTTTACACTCCGGAATATACTTTGGTTTTAGACAAATTGAAAGCTTTAGCAAGTGACTGGTCAGGCATTTCAATGTTAGCAAGAACGCACGGTCAGCCAGCTTCTCCAACACGTCTTGGAAAAGAAATCGAAGTTTTTGTTGTACGACTAGAAGAACAGTTTAAATTATTAAACGCAGTTCCTAACGCTGCTAAATTTGGTGGAGCAACAGGAAATTACAATGCACATAACGTAGCCTACCCAAACATCGACTGGAAAGCTTTCGGAACTAAATTTGTCGAAGACACCTTAGGATTAAACCACTCGTTCCCAACAACTCAAATTGAGCATTACGACCATATGGCGGCTTTATTTGATACCTTAAAACGCATCAACAATATTATTATCGATTTAGACAGAGACATCTGGACGTATGTTTCTATGGATTACTTTAAACAAAAAATTAAAGCTGGTGAAGTTGGAAGTAGCGCCATGCCACACAAAGTAAACCCTATCGATTTTGAAAACTCTGAAGGAAACTTAGGAATTGCAAACGCAGTTTTTGAACACTTAGCGGCTAAATTACCTATCTCAAGATTACAACGTGATTTAACAGATAGTACCGTATTAAGAAATGTGGGTGTACCTTTCGGACATACCTTAATCGGATTCAAATCAACTTTAAAAGGTTTAGGTAAATTATTACTTAACGAAGCTAAATTTGCTGAAGATTTAGAGAATAACTGGGCTGTAGTTGCTGAAGCTATTCAAACGATTTTACGTCGTGAAGCTTACCCTAACCCATATGAAGCTTTAAAAGGTTTAACACGTACTAACGAGAAAATAAACCAAAACTCTATTTCAAATTTTATTGATACTTTAGAGGTTTCTGATGCAATAAAAGAAGAATTAAAACGTATTACTCCTGCTAACTATACAGGAATTTAA